The following are encoded in a window of Mycobacterium sp. ELW1 genomic DNA:
- a CDS encoding glutamate synthase subunit beta: MADPTGFLKVPKIEAAKRTVDERIGDWREVYERQDPEERAAEVSQQARRCMDCGIPFCHSGTAGCPLGNLIPEWNDLVRRGRWDAASERLHATNNFPEFTGRLCPAPCEAACVLSIGEEQTGGSVTIKRIENTIVDQAWRLGIVEAQPAAIGTGRNVAIVGSGPAGLAAAQQLTRAGHHVTVYERDDRLGGLLRYGIPEYKLEKATLNQRLAQMRAEGTRFVTECEVGVDISVEELRNRFDAVVLAVGALRGRDNDVEGRHLAGVHLAMEHLVPANRECEGDGPSPLSAKDKHVVIIGGGDTGADCLGTAHRQGAASVTQLDYNPQPPDVRNEELTPWPTWPLVLRTSPAHAEGGTVHYQVAVQRFVGDGDGNLRALEIAEVKVERVDGRRVITPVGDSMEIPCDLALLAIGFEGVEHMTLLDELGLALSPRGVISCGSDWQTDAPGVFVCGDAHRGASLVVWAIAEGRAAAHAVDAYLMGESDLPEPVRPHQLPLAVG; this comes from the coding sequence GTGGCTGATCCGACCGGATTTCTGAAGGTTCCGAAGATCGAGGCCGCCAAACGGACCGTCGACGAGCGGATCGGTGACTGGCGCGAGGTGTACGAGCGTCAGGATCCCGAAGAACGCGCCGCAGAGGTGTCCCAGCAGGCCCGCCGCTGCATGGACTGCGGAATCCCGTTCTGCCACTCGGGAACTGCGGGGTGTCCACTGGGCAACCTGATCCCGGAGTGGAACGACCTGGTGCGCCGCGGCCGCTGGGACGCCGCGAGCGAACGCCTGCATGCCACCAACAACTTCCCGGAGTTCACCGGCCGGCTGTGCCCGGCACCGTGCGAAGCGGCCTGCGTGCTGTCGATCGGCGAGGAGCAGACCGGCGGCAGCGTGACGATCAAACGGATCGAGAACACCATCGTCGACCAGGCCTGGCGGCTCGGCATCGTCGAGGCGCAGCCCGCCGCGATCGGCACCGGTCGCAACGTCGCGATCGTCGGCTCCGGACCCGCGGGACTGGCGGCAGCCCAGCAGCTGACCCGTGCCGGTCATCACGTCACCGTCTACGAGCGCGACGATCGACTGGGCGGTCTATTGCGCTACGGAATCCCCGAGTACAAGTTGGAGAAGGCCACGCTGAACCAGCGGTTGGCCCAAATGCGCGCCGAGGGAACACGTTTCGTCACCGAATGCGAAGTCGGGGTTGACATCTCGGTCGAGGAGCTGCGCAACCGGTTCGACGCCGTCGTACTGGCCGTCGGTGCGTTGCGCGGTCGCGACAACGACGTCGAGGGCCGTCATCTGGCCGGTGTCCACCTGGCGATGGAGCATCTGGTCCCAGCCAACCGGGAGTGCGAGGGCGACGGGCCGTCGCCGTTGTCTGCCAAGGACAAGCATGTGGTGATCATCGGCGGCGGCGACACCGGAGCCGACTGCCTGGGCACCGCACACCGCCAGGGCGCAGCATCGGTGACCCAGCTGGACTACAACCCGCAACCGCCGGACGTCCGCAACGAGGAGCTGACCCCGTGGCCCACCTGGCCGCTGGTGCTGCGTACGTCGCCCGCGCACGCCGAGGGCGGCACCGTCCACTATCAGGTCGCGGTCCAGCGGTTCGTCGGTGACGGCGACGGCAACCTGCGCGCGCTGGAGATCGCCGAGGTGAAGGTCGAGCGGGTCGACGGGCGGCGGGTCATCACACCGGTCGGGGATTCCATGGAGATTCCGTGCGATCTGGCCCTGCTGGCGATCGGCTTCGAAGGTGTCGAACACATGACACTGCTCGACGAGCTCGGCCTCGCGTTGAGCCCGCGCGGGGTCATCAGCTGCGGATCGGACTGGCAGACCGACGCGCCCGGCGTCTTCGTGTGCGGCGACGCCCACCGCGGTGCCTCGCTGGTCGTGTGGGCGATCGCCGAGGGGCGCGCCGCCGCCCACGCGGTCGATGCCTATCTCATGGGTGAGTCGGATCTCCCGGAGCCGGTACGGCCGCACCAATTGCCATTGGCCGTCGGCTGA